The DNA sequence TCCCAACGGAGCTCGGCGGGGTGCAACCCGTCCCAGGCCACACCGCCATCGGCGAAGGCGACCAACTCGGTGGGTAGGTACGGGAAGTTGAGCAGGCCGTATTGCTCCGTCCCGAAGAGCGGCACCCGGACTTCCGCATTGATCACACCGATCCGGTGGCCCAGGGTACGGTCGAACTCGATGCAGGTGGAGGTCGTCGATTGCGTGCACTCGCGCTGCACGTCGTAGCTCTCCGGAGCATATCCGCGAATGAACGTCTCGAAGCCCAACGGAATCGGGCGCAGCTCGCTGTTATCCAGTGAGGACCCGTAGTTGCCCAGGTGGTAGGTCCGGAACCCGAAGGTCAGGTTGCGCATCGGGTTGAAGTAGCGCCGGTAGTCGGCGATCAACGTGAGGTAGTCGACCGTGCCCACCGTGCCCCCGACCTGCAGACGCGACCGCCCGCCCCGCACCGGTGACGTGAACCCGAAGAACGAGTAGTCGTTGACCAGCGCCATGTAGCCCTGGAAAAGGTTCAGGGGCGCCGGCACCAGGTCGTTCCGCGTCTCACGGGTGATGTCGATGATGTTGCCAAAGGGATCGTAGGTCTGGGTCTCCAGCTCCAGGTCCCAGGAGTAGCGGTTGAAGCCCAGCGAGCCTTCCACCCGTCGTGTGGTGGTGAAGGGGTAGGCGAGGACGCCGTTGATCGCGTCCTGGAAGATCCGGTAGCGCTGCAACTCGATCTGCTGGAACCCCTCCGGGGTGATGCCGAAGCTGGCACCGATGTACTGATAGGGAATGCGTCCCCCGAACGTACCCCAGTTCCACCGGTTCCCCAGATCCTGATAGGTGAATTGACCGCCCAGATCCTTGAAGGTGCCGTTGGCCTGGAACGCCACGCCCATCCGGCGGTTGCCCAACATGTCACTGAAGAACGCGGCCGCACCCCCGGACACGTAGTTGCCGAACTGATCGGCTCCGACGCCGATGGTGGGCTGCCCGACGAAGTCGAGCTGGAGGTCGGAATCGTAGTCTTGCGCGTCCTGCGCCAGATAGGTCCCCGGCGGCACCAGGCCCGTGTCCGGGTCATCCAGATAGCGGCTGACGCGCTGTGTGGTCTTGGGGTCCACCGGCGGAAGGATGCGTCCTGCTTGCAGACCCGCGAAGTCCTCGGCGGTCACCGGTTGGCCGGCCGTCTGCACGTCGAGCGCGTACACGTGGAACTCGCGTTCGTCGAAGATCGAGAAGACGACCGTGCCGGCGTCCTTGGCCACGGTCATGGCCGGCGCCTCCCAGGTGATGCCACTCACGCCTGTGGCGACCCTCGTCACCCGGCGGATCTCGCGCTCCTGGAACGCATAGCGGTAGATGTCCTGGAAGCCGTCGGGGTCGGAGATGAAGTAGATGGACCGCCCGTCCGGCGCGTATTGCGGGTTGATGTGCTTGACCTCGCCGAAGAGATCGAGCACGTCCACGCGCCCGCTCGCCATGTCGTACAATGCGATCTGCGGCTTGCCGTAGCGCAGGCGCGTAAAGTCGGTCTGGCCGCTCCGGTCGCTGGAGAACGCGATGGTGCGCCCGTCGGGTGACCAGGTCGGGTGGAAGTCACCGAAGCGATCGTTGGTGAGCTGACGGATCTCCTCGGTGGTGAGGTCGATCAAGAACAGATCCGTGATCCCGCCCACCTGTCCCGAGAACGCGATGCTCTGGCCGTCCGGTGACCAGGCCGGGTTGGTGATGGCACCGATCGAGGGCACTTCCAAGCGACGTTCCGCATCCCCGTTGTCGACATCGACGATGACCAACTCGTTGCGACCGTCGGCGAAGACGACGAACACGAACTGCTTGCCGTCTGGCGACCAGGAGCCGCTGGAGTCGATGAAGCGGATGGCGTCCGAGTGCGGATCCGCGGCCGCGCTCGAGAGCTTGCGGATGATCTCACCCGTCTGAGCATTGGCCAGGAAGAGATCGACGGAGAAGAGGTCCTTTTCGGAGAGGAAGGCGACATACTGGCCGTCGGGGCTGACCGCCGGTGCCACATTCTGCCGACCCGCGCCGGTCTCCGGGGAGAGGATCAGGGTCCCGATCTGCTCGGGCGGCGTCCGCCCCTCGAGCAGCGGCGTATAGGCCGAGCGGATCTGCTCGTGCCACGCCACGGAGAGGGAGTCCTCGGTCGTGCCCAGGATCTGCCGAACGGCCGGCTCGACGCCGACCCGCAAGGCCCGGCGATAGAGGTTGATGACCGCGTCGTCTCCGTAGGTGCCGCCGACATAGGCCCAGAACGCCTCACCAAAGCGGTAGGGGAAGTACTTGGGGTCCTTGGAGAGCTGTTCGGTGGTGGGGATGTCATCGCGCCGCAACGCGTCGCGCAGCCACATGGCCGTGAGTGGGTCGTCCCTACCGACCGAGAGGTACTCGGCCATTCCTTCGATCATCCACAGCGGCAGTCGCACCAGGGACTGCAGGCCGCCACCCTGGCGGGACTGGGCGATGTCGTACTGGAAGGCATGGACCAGCTCGTGCCCCAACACGTGATCGGTGTCCCAGTAGGAGCCGGCCAACGGCATGATGACCCGGTTCTTGATGGACTCCGTGACACCCCCGGTGCCCTCGCTCAGCGTCCCGGTGAGCGTGTTGGTCTGCTGGAAGTCGGGGTGATCCGCGTACAGCACCACGGGCTTCCGCTGCGCGAACTCGTGCTGGAACGTGCGCGCCAGGCGTTCGTACCAGCGCTCGCCCATGCGGGCCGCGTCCTCGACGGCGCGCGCTTCCTCTTCATAGAAGTGGATGTCGAAGCGCTCTGTCGGGATGATTTCGAAATCGAAGCTGTCGTACTGGACCTTGTTGCGCCCGAAGTACTGAGCGGTGGCGGGCGTGCTCCACAACAGCACGGCGCTCGCCGCCAGGAGGAGGAGCGAAAGCGCGGACGGGCCCCCGGTGGAACGGTGGCGGAGAAGCATGGCCTTCCTCGAGTACGGCCCGGTCCTGGACGGACCGAAGCGGATCATCTGCCCCAAAGACATACACAGGCCCCGGAGCGTTGGGTCCCAGCGCTCATTCGCCGAATCCCCCCTTGGAGAAACGAGTTCCGCGCCCCATTGTTGCACCTGACATCCCTTGGCGGGGCGGCGCGTTGACGCGGGGCCCCCGCATGCCCACAAGAGAGGATCGGTGCGGTCGAGGCTACCCCAGGTCACCGGAACCGGGATGCTCCGCCCTGCTCGGGTGGGGCTGACCCTGATGCTCGCTGCGTGTGGTGGTGGGGAGCCGGCTGCCGACGGGCTGCAGCTGCTGACGCCGCCCGTGGGCGAGGGGAGCCTTACCCCCGTTGCGTCTGCCCTGCCGGATGGCGGTGCGCTGCTCTCCTGGCTCGAGCCCGCGGCAGGCAGCGGGGAGCGGGGCTCGTCCACCCGGGGTGGTGCCTACCGGCTCCGGATGGCGGAATGGGATGGCCGCGGCTGGTCTGAGGCGCAGACCGTGGCGCAGTCCGAGGCGTACTTCGTCAACTGGGCCGACTTTCCGGGTGTGGTGTCCCTCGAGGACGGGACCCGGCTGGCGTATTGGCTGGAAAGGGACTCCGACGGAAGCTACGACTACCGAATCCGGGTCGCCTTGTGGGACGGCGCCGTATGGAGCGAGCCCTGGACGCTCCACGACGACGAGTCCCCCGCCGAGCATGGCTTCGTCAGCATGGTGCCCGCGGCGGAGGGCGCGCTGCTGGCGTGGCTGGACGGTCGGCACACCGGAGGGTCAGGGCATGGCGGCGCCATGAGCCTGCATGCCCGCTTGGTGACGGGCATAGCCACCATGGGTCCCGACCTCGAGCTCGATGGGCGCACCTGTGACTGTTGCCAGACCGACATGGCGGTGACGGACGAGGGAGTTGTGGTCGTCTACCGGGACCGAAGCCCCGAGGAGATCCGGGACATCTGGAGCGTCCGCCGTGGCCCCGACGGCGCCTGGAGTGAGCCCAGGCCGGTCCATGTCGACGGATGGGAGATCGCGGCCTGCCCTGTGAACGGGCCTGCGGTCGCTGCACAGGGCTCCACGGTGGTGGTGGCCTGGTTCACCGCGCCGGCGGACGTCCGTCAGGTGAACGTGGCGTTCTCCCGGGACGGGGGCCGAAGCTTCGCGCCCCCTCTGCGGGTGGACGGAGGGGATCCCATCGGCCGTGTGGACGTGCGCATGAAGGAGGACGGCGCCGCCCTGGTCAGCTGGGTGGAGGACCTCGGAAACGGGGAAGCGGAGATCCGGGTGCGCGAGGTCACCGCCAGCGGAGCGACGAGCGAGCCGTGGGTGATCACGCGCACCAGCTCCGCCCGTGCCTCCGGGTTTCCGCGGCTGACCCGGTTCCAGGGTGGGGTGCTGGTGGCGTGGACGGACGATGCGTTGGGGCGCGTTCGAGCCGCGGTGCTTCCGTGGGGGGAGGCTCCGTGAGCCGAGGCTTCGTGTCGATGGGGAGAGGCTCCGTCTTCGCGCTCGCCGTGCTCACGAGCGCCTGCCGGAGCGAAACAGTGCGGATCCAGCGTCCCACGGTGGGCCAGCCGATCGCGGACGTCGTGCTGCTCGACCTGGAGGGCGGGGAGGTCGCCTTGTCCGAGCTGCAGGGGACGCCGGTGCTCCTCAACCTGTGGGCCACCTGGTGTCCGCCGTGCCGCGCCGAGATCCCGTACCTGCAGACCCTCCAGGACCGCTACCGGGATCGCGGGCTACGCGTGGTTGGAGTCAGCGTCGACGCTGCCCAGGCGCGGACCGCCGTGGACGCGTTCCTCGAGGAGTCGGGCGTCGAGTACCTGCAGCTCCTCGACCCCAGCTCCAAGTCGATGGATCTCTACGGTGTCATCGGTCTGCCGGTCTCGTTCCTCCTGGATGCCGAGCGAGTGGTTCGCTTCGCGCGCCTCGGACCCATCGTGGAGTCGGATCCTCAGTTCGAGCGGGCGCTGATGGACGTGTTGGGGCCGTGATGGTCCCGCCGGAGGGCATCGAAACCCCGGTCGCCGTTGTGGACGTGGAGACCGTGCGGGCCAATGCGCGTCGAGTCGTGGAGTTCCTGACTGGCGCCGGTGTCTCCTGGCGGCCGCACATCAAGACCCACAAGTGCCTCGAGGTGGCGCGCATCCAGTTGGAGGAGGGGGCGCGGGGGCTCACGGTGGCCACGCCCCGCGAGGCGGAGGTCATGGCCAGCGTCGCGGACGACCTGCTCATGGCCTATCCACCGGTGGGGCCAACCAAGCTGGCCCGGATCCTGGATTTGCCCGAGCAGGTGCGGCTCACCGTGGCGCTGGACTCGCACGACGCCCTGCAGATGCTATCGAGGGGGGCCTCCGCCGCGGGCCGCACGGTGGGGGTGGTCGTGGAAGTGGACATGGGGATGCGCAGGGTCGGGGTGGCCAGCACCCAGGAGGCGCTGGACCTCGCGCGTGCGGCCGCTCGATCGCCGGGGGTCGCGTACCGGGGCGTGCTCTTCTATCCAGGCCACATCCGCGCACCCATCGATGAATCCGAGTCGGAGCTCTCGTCCCTGCAGGCCCGCCTCCACGGGTTGTTGGAAGCCCTGAGGGCCGAGGGCCTGGAGCCCGAGATCGTGAGCGGCGGGTCGACTCCCACGCTTTGGGCTTCGGACCGTCTCGGAGGCATGACCGAGTGTCGAGCGGGCACCTGCATCTTCAATGATCGGGACATCGCCGCGCTGGGTGCCTGCCGTCCCGACCAGTACGCCTACTCCATCTGTGCCACCGTGATCAGCA is a window from the Gemmatimonadota bacterium genome containing:
- a CDS encoding peptidase S9; protein product: MLLRHRSTGGPSALSLLLLAASAVLLWSTPATAQYFGRNKVQYDSFDFEIIPTERFDIHFYEEEARAVEDAARMGERWYERLARTFQHEFAQRKPVVLYADHPDFQQTNTLTGTLSEGTGGVTESIKNRVIMPLAGSYWDTDHVLGHELVHAFQYDIAQSRQGGGLQSLVRLPLWMIEGMAEYLSVGRDDPLTAMWLRDALRRDDIPTTEQLSKDPKYFPYRFGEAFWAYVGGTYGDDAVINLYRRALRVGVEPAVRQILGTTEDSLSVAWHEQIRSAYTPLLEGRTPPEQIGTLILSPETGAGRQNVAPAVSPDGQYVAFLSEKDLFSVDLFLANAQTGEIIRKLSSAAADPHSDAIRFIDSSGSWSPDGKQFVFVVFADGRNELVIVDVDNGDAERRLEVPSIGAITNPAWSPDGQSIAFSGQVGGITDLFLIDLTTEEIRQLTNDRFGDFHPTWSPDGRTIAFSSDRSGQTDFTRLRYGKPQIALYDMASGRVDVLDLFGEVKHINPQYAPDGRSIYFISDPDGFQDIYRYAFQEREIRRVTRVATGVSGITWEAPAMTVAKDAGTVVFSIFDEREFHVYALDVQTAGQPVTAEDFAGLQAGRILPPVDPKTTQRVSRYLDDPDTGLVPPGTYLAQDAQDYDSDLQLDFVGQPTIGVGADQFGNYVSGGAAAFFSDMLGNRRMGVAFQANGTFKDLGGQFTYQDLGNRWNWGTFGGRIPYQYIGASFGITPEGFQQIELQRYRIFQDAINGVLAYPFTTTRRVEGSLGFNRYSWDLELETQTYDPFGNIIDITRETRNDLVPAPLNLFQGYMALVNDYSFFGFTSPVRGGRSRLQVGGTVGTVDYLTLIADYRRYFNPMRNLTFGFRTYHLGNYGSSLDNSELRPIPLGFETFIRGYAPESYDVQRECTQSTTSTCIEFDRTLGHRIGVINAEVRVPLFGTEQYGLLNFPYLPTELVAFADGGVAWDGLHPAELRWDRTTPDRVPVFSAGFSARTNILGFLVLESYYAFPFQRPNKGWHWGFSIAPGW
- a CDS encoding exo-alpha-sialidase: MLRPARVGLTLMLAACGGGEPAADGLQLLTPPVGEGSLTPVASALPDGGALLSWLEPAAGSGERGSSTRGGAYRLRMAEWDGRGWSEAQTVAQSEAYFVNWADFPGVVSLEDGTRLAYWLERDSDGSYDYRIRVALWDGAVWSEPWTLHDDESPAEHGFVSMVPAAEGALLAWLDGRHTGGSGHGGAMSLHARLVTGIATMGPDLELDGRTCDCCQTDMAVTDEGVVVVYRDRSPEEIRDIWSVRRGPDGAWSEPRPVHVDGWEIAACPVNGPAVAAQGSTVVVAWFTAPADVRQVNVAFSRDGGRSFAPPLRVDGGDPIGRVDVRMKEDGAALVSWVEDLGNGEAEIRVREVTASGATSEPWVITRTSSARASGFPRLTRFQGGVLVAWTDDALGRVRAAVLPWGEAP
- a CDS encoding TlpA disulfide reductase family protein, with protein sequence MSRGFVSMGRGSVFALAVLTSACRSETVRIQRPTVGQPIADVVLLDLEGGEVALSELQGTPVLLNLWATWCPPCRAEIPYLQTLQDRYRDRGLRVVGVSVDAAQARTAVDAFLEESGVEYLQLLDPSSKSMDLYGVIGLPVSFLLDAERVVRFARLGPIVESDPQFERALMDVLGP
- a CDS encoding alanine racemase, whose translation is MVPPEGIETPVAVVDVETVRANARRVVEFLTGAGVSWRPHIKTHKCLEVARIQLEEGARGLTVATPREAEVMASVADDLLMAYPPVGPTKLARILDLPEQVRLTVALDSHDALQMLSRGASAAGRTVGVVVEVDMGMRRVGVASTQEALDLARAAARSPGVAYRGVLFYPGHIRAPIDESESELSSLQARLHGLLEALRAEGLEPEIVSGGSTPTLWASDRLGGMTECRAGTCIFNDRDIAALGACRPDQYAYSICATVISTALPGQAVVDAGSKALAKETLRGEGAGFGVLLERPEVRVRGLSEEHGILDLSATAWRPSVGERVRIVPNHVCVSVNLQDRLLAWDGEAWKPWSLPARGRGPYVR